One Falco naumanni isolate bFalNau1 chromosome 15, bFalNau1.pat, whole genome shotgun sequence DNA segment encodes these proteins:
- the UBA2 gene encoding SUMO-activating enzyme subunit 2 isoform X2, translating to MNPDYNVEFFRQFTLVMNALDNRAARNHVNRMCLAADVPLIESGTAGYLGQVTVIKKGMTECYECHPKPTQKTFPGCTIRNTPSEPIHCIVWAKYLFNQLFGEEDADQEVSPDRADPEAAWEPAEAEARARASNEDGEIKRVSTKEWAKSTGYDPVKLFTKLFKDDIRYLLTMDKLWRKRKPPVPLDWAEVQNQEKNISDQQNESSAILKDQQVLDVKSYARLFSKSVETLRLHLAEKGDGAELIWDKDDPSAMDFVTSAANLRMHVFSMNMKSRFDIKSMAGNIIPAIATTNAVIAGLIVLEGLKILSGKIDQCRTIFLNKQPNPRKKLLVPCALDPPNPNCYVCASKPEVTVKLNVHKVTVLTLQDKIVKEKFAMVAPDVQIDDGKGTILISSEEGETEANNHRKLSDFGIRNGTRLQADDFLQDYTLLINVLHSEDLEKDVEFEVVGDSPEKVGPKPSEPASKNITNGSDDGAQPSTSTAPDQDDLLIVDSEDEGTSSNVDDDMEIKSRKRKLEDKECVGTKRVRTEQTEEQDEIIALD from the exons ATGAa ccCTGACTATAACGTAGAGTTCTTCCGCCAGTTCACGTTGGTTATGAATGCTCTGGATAACAGAG CTGCCCGTAACCATGTGAACAGGATGTGTCTGGCTGCTGATGTTCCTCTTATAGAGAGTGGAACTGCAGGCTACCTTGGACAAGTAACAGTTATAAAAAAG GGAATGACAGAATGTTATGAATGTCATCCTAAACCAACTCAGAAGACTTTTCCAGGCTGTACAATCCGAAATACGCCATCAGAACCTATCCATTGCATTGTGTGGGCTAAGTATTTGTTCAa CCAGTTGTTTGGAGAAGAAGATGCTGACCAAGAAGTCTCTCCTGACAGAGCTGATCCTGAAGCTGCCT GGGagccagcagaagcagaagccaGAGCACGAGCATCCAATGAAGATGGTGAGATTAAACGTGTTTCAACTAAGGAGTGGGCTAAATCAACTGGATACGATCCAGTTAAACTTTTTACTAAG CTTTTCAAAGATGACATTAGATATCTGCTGACAATGGATAagctgtggaggaaaagaaagcctCCAGTGCCACTGGACTGGGCTGAGGTACAAAATCAAG agaaaaacatatcTGATCAACAAAATGAATCCTCTGCAATCTTGAAGGATCAACAAGTTCTCGATGTCAAGAGCTATGCACGCTTATTTTCAAAGAGCGTTGAAACCCTGAGACTTCACCTGGCTGAGAAGGGTGATGGAGCAGAGCTTATATGGGATAAA GATGATCCTTCTGCAATGGATTTTGTCACTTCTGCCGCGAACCTCAGGATGCATGTTTTCAGTATGAATATGAAGAGCAGATTTGATATCAAGT CAATGGCAGGAAATATTATCCCAGCTATAGCTACCACTAATGCAGTAATAGCTGGTCTGATAGTGCTGGAGGGTTTGAAGATTTTATCAGGAAAAATAGATCAGTGTAGAACG ATTTTTCTGAACAAGCAGCCAAATCCCAGAAAGAAGCTATTGGTTCCTTGCGCTTTGGATCCACCAAATCCTAACTGTTATGTATGTGCAAGTAAGCCAGAAGTGACTGTGAAACTTAATGTACACAAAGTTACTGTGTTAACACTCCAGGATAAG atagtgaaagaaaaatttgctATGGTAGCACCAGATGTACAAATAGATGATGGAAAAGGAACTATTCTTATCTCTTCagaagaaggagaaacagaag CAAATAACCACAGGAAATTATCAGACTTTGGAATTCGAAATGGCACTCGACTACAAGCAGATGATTTCCTCCAGGATTATACACTGTTAATCAATGTGCTTCATAG TGAAGACCTAGAAAAAGACGTAGAATTTGAAGTTGTTGGTGATAGCCCTGAAAAGGTTGGTCCTAAACCATCAGAACCAGCATCTAAGAATATTACCAACGGTAGTGATGATGGAGCGCAGCCCTCAACATCAACAG CTCCAGATCAAGACGATCTATTGATTGTTGATTCTGAAGATGAAGGTACTTCAAGCAATGTTGATGATGATATGGAAATCAAAAGCCGCAAGAGAAAACTAGAAGATAAAGAGTGTGTTGGTACAAAGAGAGTGCGTACTGAGCAGACAGAAGAGCAAGATGAAATTATAGCATTAGACTGA
- the UBA2 gene encoding SUMO-activating enzyme subunit 2 isoform X1, with translation MSVPVSGPLRSELAEAVAQARLLVVGAGGIGCELLKDLVLTGFSNIDVIDLDTIDVSNLNRQFLFQKKHVGRSKSQVAKESVLQFYPEANIIAYHDSIMNPDYNVEFFRQFTLVMNALDNRAARNHVNRMCLAADVPLIESGTAGYLGQVTVIKKGMTECYECHPKPTQKTFPGCTIRNTPSEPIHCIVWAKYLFNQLFGEEDADQEVSPDRADPEAAWEPAEAEARARASNEDGEIKRVSTKEWAKSTGYDPVKLFTKLFKDDIRYLLTMDKLWRKRKPPVPLDWAEVQNQEKNISDQQNESSAILKDQQVLDVKSYARLFSKSVETLRLHLAEKGDGAELIWDKDDPSAMDFVTSAANLRMHVFSMNMKSRFDIKSMAGNIIPAIATTNAVIAGLIVLEGLKILSGKIDQCRTIFLNKQPNPRKKLLVPCALDPPNPNCYVCASKPEVTVKLNVHKVTVLTLQDKIVKEKFAMVAPDVQIDDGKGTILISSEEGETEANNHRKLSDFGIRNGTRLQADDFLQDYTLLINVLHSEDLEKDVEFEVVGDSPEKVGPKPSEPASKNITNGSDDGAQPSTSTAPDQDDLLIVDSEDEGTSSNVDDDMEIKSRKRKLEDKECVGTKRVRTEQTEEQDEIIALD, from the exons ATGTCCGTGCCGGTGTCGGGCCCCTTGCGCAGCGAGCTGGCGGAGGCCGTGGCCCAGGCGCGGCTCTTGGTGGTGGGAGCCGGCGGTATCGGCTGCGAGCTCCTCAAGGACCTGGTGCTCACCGGCTTCAGCAACATCGACGTG ATTGATTTGGATACTATTGATGTCAGCAATCTCAACAGGcagtttttgtttcagaagaagCATGTTGGAAGATCAAAATCACAG gtTGCCAAGGAAAGCGTGTTACAGTTTTATCCAGAAGCTAATATTATAGCTTACCATGATAGCATCATGAa ccCTGACTATAACGTAGAGTTCTTCCGCCAGTTCACGTTGGTTATGAATGCTCTGGATAACAGAG CTGCCCGTAACCATGTGAACAGGATGTGTCTGGCTGCTGATGTTCCTCTTATAGAGAGTGGAACTGCAGGCTACCTTGGACAAGTAACAGTTATAAAAAAG GGAATGACAGAATGTTATGAATGTCATCCTAAACCAACTCAGAAGACTTTTCCAGGCTGTACAATCCGAAATACGCCATCAGAACCTATCCATTGCATTGTGTGGGCTAAGTATTTGTTCAa CCAGTTGTTTGGAGAAGAAGATGCTGACCAAGAAGTCTCTCCTGACAGAGCTGATCCTGAAGCTGCCT GGGagccagcagaagcagaagccaGAGCACGAGCATCCAATGAAGATGGTGAGATTAAACGTGTTTCAACTAAGGAGTGGGCTAAATCAACTGGATACGATCCAGTTAAACTTTTTACTAAG CTTTTCAAAGATGACATTAGATATCTGCTGACAATGGATAagctgtggaggaaaagaaagcctCCAGTGCCACTGGACTGGGCTGAGGTACAAAATCAAG agaaaaacatatcTGATCAACAAAATGAATCCTCTGCAATCTTGAAGGATCAACAAGTTCTCGATGTCAAGAGCTATGCACGCTTATTTTCAAAGAGCGTTGAAACCCTGAGACTTCACCTGGCTGAGAAGGGTGATGGAGCAGAGCTTATATGGGATAAA GATGATCCTTCTGCAATGGATTTTGTCACTTCTGCCGCGAACCTCAGGATGCATGTTTTCAGTATGAATATGAAGAGCAGATTTGATATCAAGT CAATGGCAGGAAATATTATCCCAGCTATAGCTACCACTAATGCAGTAATAGCTGGTCTGATAGTGCTGGAGGGTTTGAAGATTTTATCAGGAAAAATAGATCAGTGTAGAACG ATTTTTCTGAACAAGCAGCCAAATCCCAGAAAGAAGCTATTGGTTCCTTGCGCTTTGGATCCACCAAATCCTAACTGTTATGTATGTGCAAGTAAGCCAGAAGTGACTGTGAAACTTAATGTACACAAAGTTACTGTGTTAACACTCCAGGATAAG atagtgaaagaaaaatttgctATGGTAGCACCAGATGTACAAATAGATGATGGAAAAGGAACTATTCTTATCTCTTCagaagaaggagaaacagaag CAAATAACCACAGGAAATTATCAGACTTTGGAATTCGAAATGGCACTCGACTACAAGCAGATGATTTCCTCCAGGATTATACACTGTTAATCAATGTGCTTCATAG TGAAGACCTAGAAAAAGACGTAGAATTTGAAGTTGTTGGTGATAGCCCTGAAAAGGTTGGTCCTAAACCATCAGAACCAGCATCTAAGAATATTACCAACGGTAGTGATGATGGAGCGCAGCCCTCAACATCAACAG CTCCAGATCAAGACGATCTATTGATTGTTGATTCTGAAGATGAAGGTACTTCAAGCAATGTTGATGATGATATGGAAATCAAAAGCCGCAAGAGAAAACTAGAAGATAAAGAGTGTGTTGGTACAAAGAGAGTGCGTACTGAGCAGACAGAAGAGCAAGATGAAATTATAGCATTAGACTGA